One Mycobacterium sp. SMC-4 DNA window includes the following coding sequences:
- the hsaB gene encoding 3-hydroxy-9,10-secoandrosta-1,3,5(10)-triene-9,17-dione monooxygenase reductase subunit, translated as MGNSPIDPRTFRNVLGQFCTGITVITTVHEDAPVGFACQSFAALSLDPPLVLFCPTKVSRSWLAIEASGRFCVNILHENQQHVSARFGSRDPDKFAGIGWTLSDLGSPVIDGNLAHLDCTVASVHDGGDHFVVFGAVHSLSEVPESKPRPLLFYQGQYTGIAPDKNTPADWRNDLEAFLTVASEDTWL; from the coding sequence GTGGGCAACTCGCCGATCGATCCGCGCACATTCCGCAATGTGTTGGGCCAGTTCTGCACCGGCATCACGGTGATCACCACCGTCCACGAGGACGCCCCGGTGGGCTTTGCCTGCCAGTCCTTTGCGGCGCTGTCACTGGATCCGCCGCTGGTGCTGTTCTGTCCGACCAAGGTGTCCCGATCCTGGCTGGCGATCGAGGCCAGCGGCCGATTCTGCGTCAACATCCTGCACGAGAACCAGCAGCACGTCTCGGCGCGATTCGGGTCCCGCGATCCAGACAAGTTCGCCGGCATCGGCTGGACGCTGTCGGACCTGGGTTCACCGGTCATCGACGGCAACTTGGCGCACCTCGACTGCACGGTGGCCTCGGTCCACGACGGTGGGGACCATTTCGTGGTGTTCGGTGCGGTGCACTCGCTGTCGGAGGTGCCCGAGAGCAAGCCCCGGCCGCTGCTGTTCTATCAGGGTCAGTACACCGGCATCGCGCCGGACAAGAACACCCCGGCCGATTGGCGCAACGACCTGGAAGCTTTCCTCACCGTTGCCAGCGAGGACACCTGGCTCTGA
- the hsaA gene encoding 3-hydroxy-9,10-secoandrosta-1,3,5(10)-triene-9,17-dione monooxygenase oxygenase subunit, translating to MTSIQQRDAQSVLAGIDDLLPRIAERSPAAEELRRLPDETVAELDEVGFFKLLQPEQWGGLQCDPTLFYEAVRRIASACGSTGWVSSIIGVHNWHLALFDQQAQDDVWGSDPTVRVSSSYAPMGAGHVVDGGYLVSGAWQWSSGCDHATWAFLGGPVIKDGKPVDFGSFLIPRTDYTIDDVWNVVGLKATGSNTVVVNDVFVPRHRFLSYRAMNDGTAGGYQTNTAPVYKMPWGTMHPTTISAPIMGMAYGAYDAHVEHQGKRVRAAFAGEKSKDDPFAKIRIAEAASDIDAGWRQLIGNVGAEYQLLQDGKEIPFSLRAAARRDQVRATARAIASIDLLFEASGATALGLDQPVQRFWRDAHAGRVHAANEPERAYLIFGNDAFGLPPQDTMV from the coding sequence GTGACGTCCATTCAACAGCGCGACGCGCAATCGGTTCTCGCCGGTATCGACGACCTGCTGCCGCGCATCGCCGAGCGCTCGCCCGCCGCCGAAGAACTGCGTCGACTGCCCGACGAGACGGTAGCCGAACTCGATGAGGTCGGGTTCTTCAAACTGCTCCAACCCGAGCAGTGGGGCGGCCTGCAGTGCGATCCGACGCTCTTCTACGAGGCCGTGCGCCGTATCGCCAGCGCCTGCGGTTCCACCGGCTGGGTGTCGTCGATCATCGGCGTGCACAACTGGCATTTGGCCCTGTTCGATCAGCAGGCCCAAGACGACGTCTGGGGCAGCGATCCCACAGTGCGGGTGTCCTCGTCCTACGCGCCGATGGGCGCAGGCCACGTGGTCGACGGCGGATACCTGGTCAGTGGTGCCTGGCAATGGTCGTCCGGCTGCGACCACGCCACCTGGGCTTTCCTGGGCGGCCCGGTGATCAAGGACGGCAAGCCGGTGGACTTCGGCAGCTTCCTGATCCCGCGGACCGACTACACCATCGATGACGTCTGGAACGTCGTCGGCCTCAAGGCCACCGGAAGCAATACGGTCGTGGTCAACGACGTGTTCGTCCCGCGTCACCGATTCCTGTCGTACCGCGCGATGAACGACGGCACTGCGGGTGGCTACCAGACCAACACCGCGCCGGTCTACAAGATGCCCTGGGGCACGATGCATCCCACAACCATCAGCGCGCCCATCATGGGGATGGCCTACGGCGCCTATGACGCCCACGTCGAGCATCAGGGCAAGCGGGTGCGGGCGGCGTTCGCCGGCGAGAAGTCCAAGGATGACCCGTTCGCCAAGATCCGGATCGCCGAGGCCGCCAGCGACATCGACGCCGGCTGGCGGCAGTTGATCGGCAACGTCGGCGCCGAGTACCAGCTGCTGCAGGACGGCAAGGAGATTCCGTTCTCGTTGCGCGCCGCGGCGCGCCGCGACCAGGTCCGTGCCACCGCGCGCGCCATCGCGTCGATCGATCTGCTGTTCGAGGCATCCGGTGCGACGGCGCTCGGGTTGGACCAGCCCGTCCAGCGGTTCTGGCGTGATGCGCACGCCGGCCGCGTCCACGCGGCCAACGAGCCGGAGCGGGCGTACCTGATCTTCGGCAACGACGCGTTCGGGCTGCCGCCGCAGGACACGATGGTATGA
- a CDS encoding MFS transporter, translating to MSSTQQAAGSVPTGLKRVVVASMAGTVVEWYEFFLYATAATLVFNKVFFAEGTSEAAGLIAALLTYAVGFVARPLGGIVFGHFGDKYGRKKLLQFAILLVGAVTFLMGCLPTYAQIGVWAPILLVALRFLQGFAVGGEWGGAVLLVAEHSPNKSRAFWASWPQAAVPIGNMLATVVLLVLTGLLPEDAFLSWGWRIAFWLSAVVVVIGYYIRTKVTDAPIFVAAQEEVERVKSVSYGVVEVLKRYPRGVFTAMGLRFAENIMYYLVVTFSIVYLKTHVGADTGDILWYLLAAHAVHFLVVPQVGRLADRFGRRPVYMVGAVLAAAWGFVAFPMMNTGSYLMIMGAVILGLIIHALMYAPQPAIMAEMFPTRMRYSGVSLGYQVTSIVAGSLAPAIATWLLDRYGTWVPIALYLSGASVITLVAAWFTRETNGIDLHALDAADREQLAKAGAA from the coding sequence ATGAGCAGCACACAGCAGGCCGCGGGGTCGGTACCTACCGGGTTGAAGCGGGTCGTGGTCGCCTCGATGGCGGGCACCGTCGTCGAGTGGTATGAGTTCTTCCTCTACGCGACCGCGGCCACCTTGGTGTTCAACAAGGTGTTCTTCGCGGAGGGCACCAGCGAGGCAGCCGGGCTGATCGCCGCGCTTCTGACCTACGCCGTGGGCTTCGTCGCCCGCCCGCTGGGCGGCATCGTGTTCGGCCACTTCGGTGACAAGTACGGCCGCAAGAAGCTTCTGCAATTCGCCATCCTGCTCGTCGGCGCGGTGACCTTCCTGATGGGATGTCTGCCGACCTATGCGCAGATCGGAGTCTGGGCGCCGATTCTGCTGGTGGCATTGCGATTCCTGCAGGGATTTGCCGTCGGAGGGGAATGGGGTGGCGCGGTCCTGCTGGTCGCCGAGCACAGCCCGAACAAGAGCCGGGCGTTCTGGGCCAGCTGGCCGCAGGCGGCGGTGCCGATCGGCAACATGCTCGCGACCGTGGTGCTGCTGGTGCTGACCGGCCTGCTGCCCGAGGACGCGTTTCTGTCCTGGGGCTGGCGCATCGCGTTCTGGCTGTCGGCAGTGGTGGTCGTCATCGGGTACTACATCCGCACCAAAGTCACCGACGCACCGATCTTCGTCGCCGCACAGGAAGAGGTCGAGCGGGTCAAGTCGGTCTCCTACGGCGTGGTCGAAGTGCTCAAGCGCTACCCGCGCGGTGTTTTCACCGCGATGGGTCTGCGCTTCGCGGAGAACATCATGTACTACCTGGTCGTCACGTTCTCCATCGTCTATCTCAAGACCCACGTCGGCGCCGACACCGGAGACATCCTGTGGTATCTGTTGGCTGCGCACGCGGTGCATTTCCTGGTGGTCCCGCAGGTCGGGCGGCTGGCCGACCGGTTCGGCCGGCGACCGGTGTACATGGTCGGCGCGGTGCTGGCGGCCGCCTGGGGCTTCGTCGCGTTCCCGATGATGAACACCGGCAGTTATCTGATGATCATGGGTGCGGTCATTCTCGGCCTGATCATCCACGCGCTGATGTATGCCCCGCAGCCGGCGATCATGGCCGAGATGTTCCCGACCCGGATGCGGTACTCCGGTGTCTCGCTCGGCTATCAGGTGACCTCGATCGTGGCCGGCTCACTGGCCCCGGCCATCGCCACCTGGCTGCTCGACCGGTACGGCACCTGGGTGCCGATCGCGCTCTATCTGTCCGGGGCTTCGGTGATCACGCTCGTCGCGGCATGGTTCACCCGGGAAACCAACGGCATCGACCTGCACGCCCTCGACGCGGCTGACCGGGAGCAACTGGCCAAGGCAGGGGCGGCGTGA
- a CDS encoding LysR family transcriptional regulator, whose amino-acid sequence MPTTVRRPNPDDLLVLLAVGRTGRYTTAADELGLNHTTVSRRIAALERAMGGRVLARVGAGWELTDLGREALTAAEAVESAVRSLATDAGGQRALEGVVRISATDGFSAYIAAPAAATVQREHPKVAVEIVAATRRATQQRSGMDVEVVVGEPKVHRAKALRLGDYCLGLYGSRDYLAEHGQPDSVTDLHRFPLVYFIDSMLQVDDLDLAASFAPSMRESVTSTNVFVHVEATRASAGLGLLPCFMADRHVDLVRVLGEQVSIRLAYWLVTRPETLRRPEVAAVVDAIQARVHAQSDALLGVADQLSTGLIHSVDE is encoded by the coding sequence ATGCCGACGACTGTGCGCCGTCCCAATCCCGACGACCTACTGGTGCTGCTGGCGGTGGGGCGCACCGGTCGCTACACGACGGCGGCCGATGAACTGGGCCTGAACCACACCACGGTCAGCCGTCGGATCGCCGCCCTGGAACGCGCCATGGGTGGACGGGTACTGGCACGCGTCGGCGCCGGCTGGGAACTCACCGACCTGGGCAGGGAAGCACTGACCGCCGCCGAAGCGGTCGAGAGCGCGGTGCGCTCGCTGGCCACCGACGCCGGCGGGCAGCGAGCTCTGGAGGGCGTTGTCCGCATCTCGGCCACCGACGGGTTCTCGGCCTACATCGCTGCACCGGCCGCGGCGACGGTGCAGCGCGAGCACCCCAAAGTCGCAGTGGAAATCGTGGCCGCCACCCGGCGTGCCACCCAGCAGCGCTCGGGGATGGACGTCGAAGTGGTGGTCGGTGAACCGAAGGTGCATCGGGCCAAGGCGTTACGGCTCGGCGACTACTGTCTGGGGCTGTACGGTTCGCGCGACTACCTGGCCGAACACGGCCAACCGGACAGTGTGACCGACCTGCATCGTTTTCCGCTGGTGTACTTCATCGACTCGATGCTGCAGGTCGACGATCTTGACCTGGCGGCCAGCTTCGCTCCATCGATGCGGGAATCGGTCACGTCGACCAACGTGTTCGTCCACGTCGAGGCCACGCGCGCCTCGGCCGGGCTCGGCTTGCTGCCATGCTTCATGGCCGACCGGCACGTCGACCTCGTGCGCGTGTTGGGCGAACAGGTGTCCATCCGGCTGGCCTACTGGCTGGTGACCCGGCCGGAGACGCTGCGCCGCCCCGAGGTAGCCGCCGTCGTCGACGCGATCCAAGCTCGCGTGCACGCGCAGAGCGACGCGCTGCTGGGCGTGGCTGATCAACTGTCCACAGGACTTATCCACAGTGTGGATGAATGA
- the otsB gene encoding trehalose-phosphatase: MSVLPAELTTVLDAAARAPRLLVVSDFDGTLAPIVNNPSDARLLPAAAHALTGLAELADTATALISGRALADLRVLSGLPATVHLVGSHGAEFNSGFTHQIDTELLDTIIDTLRAIASDKPGVTVETKPASVALHVRNASDADGRAALEAAWAAAEHWDAHATTGKAVLEFAVISTDKGEALDILRAEHQASTVVFFGDDVTDEKAFRRMRGDDVGVKVGHGDSLARYRVEAPDNVAAALVRLLDARRAFA, encoded by the coding sequence GTGAGCGTCCTGCCGGCTGAGCTGACCACCGTCCTGGATGCCGCGGCCCGGGCTCCGCGCCTGCTGGTGGTCTCCGACTTCGACGGCACCCTGGCACCGATCGTCAACAACCCTTCGGATGCGCGGTTGTTGCCCGCCGCGGCGCACGCACTGACCGGCCTGGCCGAACTCGCCGACACCGCAACCGCATTGATCTCCGGGCGCGCCCTGGCCGACCTGCGTGTGCTCTCGGGATTGCCGGCCACGGTGCACCTGGTCGGCAGCCATGGTGCCGAGTTCAACTCCGGTTTCACCCACCAGATCGACACCGAACTGCTGGACACGATCATCGACACCCTGCGGGCCATCGCGTCGGACAAGCCCGGCGTGACCGTGGAGACCAAGCCGGCCAGCGTGGCCCTGCACGTGCGCAACGCCAGCGACGCCGACGGCCGGGCCGCCCTGGAAGCGGCGTGGGCGGCCGCGGAGCACTGGGACGCGCACGCCACCACCGGCAAGGCGGTGCTGGAATTCGCAGTGATCAGTACCGACAAGGGTGAAGCACTCGACATCCTGCGCGCCGAGCACCAGGCCTCCACGGTGGTGTTCTTCGGCGACGACGTGACCGACGAGAAGGCGTTCCGGCGGATGCGCGGCGACGATGTCGGGGTGAAGGTGGGCCATGGCGACAGCCTGGCCCGGTACCGCGTCGAGGCCCCCGACAACGTCGCCGCAGCGTTGGTCCGGCTGCTCGACGCCCGACGCGCTTTTGCCTGA
- the kstR gene encoding cholesterol catabolism transcriptional regulator KstR has product MAVLTESELGSEAQRERRKRILDATLAIASKGGYEAVQMRAVAERADVAVGTLYRYFPSKVHLLVSALGREFERIDAKTDRSAFPAGATAYQRLNIMVGKLNRAMQRNPLLTEAMTRAFVFADASAAGEVDHVGKLMDSMFARAMSDGDPTEDQYHIARVISDVWLSNLLAWLTRRASATDVAKRLDLAVRLLIGDGEHPKI; this is encoded by the coding sequence GTGGCGGTGCTGACCGAATCCGAGCTGGGCTCAGAAGCTCAGCGTGAGCGCCGCAAGCGCATCCTGGACGCGACGCTGGCGATCGCGTCGAAGGGTGGCTACGAGGCCGTTCAGATGCGGGCGGTGGCAGAACGAGCCGACGTCGCCGTCGGCACGCTGTACCGCTACTTCCCGTCCAAAGTCCACCTGCTGGTTTCGGCGCTGGGCCGCGAGTTCGAACGTATCGACGCCAAGACCGACCGGTCCGCGTTCCCGGCCGGCGCCACCGCCTATCAACGACTCAACATCATGGTCGGCAAGCTCAACCGCGCGATGCAACGCAACCCGCTGCTGACCGAGGCGATGACGCGGGCGTTCGTGTTCGCCGACGCCTCGGCCGCCGGCGAAGTCGACCATGTCGGCAAGCTGATGGATTCGATGTTCGCCCGCGCGATGAGCGACGGCGATCCGACCGAGGACCAGTACCACATCGCGCGCGTCATCTCCGATGTCTGGCTGAGCAACCTGCTGGCCTGGCTGACCCGGCGGGCGTCGGCCACCGATGTGGCCAAGCGCCTCGACCTGGCCGTCCGACTGCTCATCGGAGACGGCGAGCACCCTAAGATCTGA
- a CDS encoding ferredoxin--NADP reductase, with the protein MTDVAADEPLGSHVLELEISRVVDETPDARSLVFTSPDSAPVAPEKLRYSPGQFLTLRIPSDRTGSVARCYSLCSSPFTDDPLTVTVKRTADGYASNWLCDNAHAGMRMHVLAPSGTFVPKSLDTDFLLLAAGSGITPMMAILKSALSQGSGKVMLIYANRDQDSVIFAATLRELASNYPDRLSIVHWLESVQGLPTMSGLSELVASYSAREAFICGPGPFMAAAEEALKNSGAAPERIHIEVFKSLESDPFARVALEPDDSDEGPATASVTLDGQTHEVTWPRRAKLLDVLLDKGLDAPFSCREGHCGACAVLKKAGDVEMEINDVLEQQDLDEGLILACQALPRSDSVEVTYDE; encoded by the coding sequence GTGACGGACGTAGCCGCCGACGAGCCATTGGGCAGTCACGTTCTGGAGTTGGAGATCTCCCGGGTCGTCGACGAGACACCCGACGCCCGCTCGCTGGTGTTCACATCGCCGGACAGCGCCCCGGTGGCACCGGAGAAGCTGCGCTACTCACCCGGTCAGTTCCTGACGCTGCGCATCCCCAGCGACCGGACCGGGTCGGTGGCGCGCTGTTACTCGCTGTGCAGTTCGCCGTTCACCGACGATCCGCTGACCGTCACCGTCAAACGCACCGCCGACGGGTATGCGTCGAACTGGTTGTGCGACAACGCTCATGCCGGAATGCGGATGCATGTCCTCGCCCCCTCCGGCACGTTCGTGCCCAAGAGCCTCGACACCGATTTCCTGCTGCTGGCGGCGGGCAGTGGCATCACGCCGATGATGGCGATCCTGAAGTCGGCGCTGTCGCAGGGCTCCGGCAAGGTGATGCTGATCTACGCCAACCGTGACCAGGATTCGGTGATCTTCGCCGCGACGCTGCGCGAGCTGGCGTCTAACTACCCCGATCGGTTGAGCATCGTGCACTGGCTCGAGTCGGTGCAGGGGCTGCCCACGATGTCCGGCCTGAGCGAGCTGGTCGCGTCCTACAGCGCACGAGAGGCGTTCATCTGCGGGCCCGGTCCATTCATGGCTGCCGCCGAGGAGGCGCTGAAGAATTCCGGGGCGGCACCCGAGCGCATCCATATCGAGGTATTCAAGTCGCTGGAGTCCGACCCGTTTGCTCGCGTGGCGCTCGAACCGGATGACAGCGACGAAGGCCCGGCCACCGCTTCGGTGACGCTGGACGGGCAGACCCACGAGGTGACCTGGCCGCGGCGGGCCAAGCTGCTCGACGTCTTGCTCGACAAGGGACTCGACGCACCCTTCTCCTGCCGCGAAGGGCATTGCGGCGCGTGCGCGGTGCTGAAGAAGGCCGGCGATGTCGAGATGGAGATCAATGATGTGCTCGAACAGCAGGACCTCGACGAAGGCCTGATCCTGGCCTGCCAGGCGCTGCCACGCTCCGATTCGGTCGAAGTCACCTACGACGAGTAA
- the hsaC gene encoding iron-dependent extradiol dioxygenase HsaC produces the protein MSIRSLGYLRIEATDVAAWREYGLKVLGMVEGKGDTDGALYLRMDEFPARLVIVPGEHDRLVSSGWETANAAALQQIRNSLEMHGTPYKEATGAELAERRVDEMIVFDDPSGNTLEVFHGVALEHRRVVSPYGHRFVTEEQGLGHVVLTTRDDAETLHFYRDVLGFSLRDSMRLPPQLVGRPADGAPAWLRFLGVNPRHHSLAFMPGETPSGIVHLMVEVENSDDVGLCLDRALRRNVKMAATLGRHVNDKMLSFYMKTPGGFDVEFGCEGLEVDDGDWVARESTAVSLWGHDFSVGFKS, from the coding sequence ATGAGCATCCGATCGCTGGGCTATCTGCGCATCGAGGCCACCGACGTCGCCGCATGGCGTGAGTACGGGCTCAAGGTGCTCGGCATGGTGGAGGGCAAAGGCGACACCGACGGTGCGCTGTACCTGCGGATGGACGAGTTCCCGGCGCGCTTGGTGATCGTGCCCGGCGAGCACGACCGGTTGGTCAGCTCCGGCTGGGAAACCGCCAACGCCGCTGCGCTGCAGCAGATCCGCAACAGCCTGGAGATGCACGGCACGCCCTACAAGGAGGCCACCGGCGCCGAGCTGGCCGAACGTCGTGTCGACGAGATGATCGTCTTCGACGATCCGTCAGGCAACACCCTGGAGGTGTTTCATGGTGTCGCCCTCGAACACCGCCGGGTGGTCAGCCCGTACGGGCACAGGTTCGTCACCGAAGAACAAGGTCTCGGTCACGTGGTGTTGACCACCCGGGACGACGCCGAGACGTTGCACTTCTACCGCGACGTACTGGGCTTCAGTTTGCGTGATTCGATGCGGCTGCCGCCGCAGCTGGTCGGCCGTCCGGCCGACGGCGCCCCGGCCTGGCTGCGCTTCCTGGGCGTCAATCCGCGCCACCACAGCCTGGCGTTCATGCCGGGCGAGACCCCCTCCGGGATCGTGCACCTGATGGTCGAGGTGGAGAACTCCGACGATGTGGGCCTGTGCCTGGACCGGGCGCTGCGCCGCAACGTCAAGATGGCCGCGACACTGGGTCGGCACGTCAACGACAAAATGTTGTCGTTCTATATGAAAACCCCCGGCGGCTTCGACGTCGAGTTCGGGTGCGAGGGGCTGGAGGTCGACGACGGCGACTGGGTGGCGCGTGAGAGCACTGCGGTCTCGCTGTGGGGTCACGACTTCAGCGTGGGCTTCAAGAGCTAG
- the hsaD gene encoding 4,5:9,10-diseco-3-hydroxy-5,9,17-trioxoandrosta-1(10),2-diene-4-oate hydrolase — protein sequence MTSYIQETEQQVEITFESTSKFAQVREDMRLHYHEAGVGNSQTVVLLHGGGPGASSWSNFSRNIAVLARHFHVLAVDQPGYGHSDKHTEHEQYNRYSATALLNLFDHLGIERAALVGNSLGGGTAVRFALDNPKRAGRLVLMGPGGLSVNLFAPDPTEGVKLLGKFAAEPTRENIEKFLRIMVYDQSLITPELVEERFQIASTPESLAATKAMGRSFAGADFELGMMWRDAYKLRQRVLLIWGREDRVNPIDGALVALKQIARVQLHVFGQCGHWAQLEKFDEFNKLTTDFLLEA from the coding sequence ATGACCTCCTACATCCAGGAGACCGAACAGCAGGTCGAGATCACGTTCGAGTCGACCTCGAAGTTCGCCCAGGTCCGTGAGGACATGCGGCTGCACTATCACGAGGCGGGCGTCGGTAACTCGCAGACCGTGGTGCTGCTTCACGGCGGTGGTCCGGGGGCCTCGAGCTGGTCGAACTTCAGCCGCAACATCGCGGTACTGGCCCGGCACTTTCACGTGCTGGCCGTCGACCAACCCGGTTATGGGCACTCCGACAAGCACACCGAGCACGAGCAGTACAACCGTTACAGCGCCACCGCGCTGCTGAACCTGTTCGACCACCTCGGAATCGAACGCGCTGCGCTGGTGGGCAATTCGCTCGGCGGTGGTACCGCGGTGCGCTTCGCGTTGGACAACCCGAAGCGGGCCGGCCGGCTGGTGTTGATGGGGCCGGGCGGGCTGAGTGTCAACCTGTTCGCCCCCGACCCCACCGAAGGCGTCAAGCTGCTCGGCAAGTTCGCCGCCGAGCCCACGCGCGAGAACATCGAGAAGTTCCTGCGCATCATGGTCTACGACCAGAGCCTGATCACCCCGGAACTGGTCGAGGAGCGTTTCCAGATCGCCAGCACACCGGAGTCGCTGGCCGCCACCAAGGCCATGGGCAGGTCATTCGCCGGGGCCGACTTCGAGCTCGGGATGATGTGGCGCGATGCGTACAAGCTGCGTCAGCGGGTACTGCTGATCTGGGGCCGCGAGGACCGGGTGAACCCCATCGACGGTGCGCTGGTGGCGCTCAAGCAGATCGCGCGGGTGCAACTGCACGTCTTCGGGCAGTGCGGGCACTGGGCGCAGCTGGAGAAGTTCGACGAATTCAACAAGCTGACCACAGACTTCCTTCTGGAGGCATAG
- a CDS encoding acyl-CoA dehydrogenase translates to MSVSSAASITDEQAAARELVRTWAAGSGGIEAAREVEQGDSDAWRGPYRGLAELGLFGVALPEELGGADGSIGDLCAMVDEAAAALVPGPVATTALATLVLGSADPELLAALVAGERTAGMTLTAALDCADGRVSGTAPYVLGADAAAVLLVPAGERWLLVDARADGVTVEPLTATDFSRPLARVTFDGAVAVQLDVPAQRIVDLAATLMAAEAAGLARWLLQTATDYAKVREQFGKPIGSFQAVKHMCAEMLLRAEQASVAAADAAEAAGSEDAGQLSIAAALAASVGIEAAKANAKDCIQVLGGIGITWEHDAHLYLRRAYGIAQFLGGRSRWLRRVVELTQQGVRRELRIDLESVADLRPEITAAVAEVVAASDEDRQIVLAETGLLAPHWPRPYGRAAGPAEQLLIDQELAAADITRPDLVIGWWAVPTILEHGSPEQIERFVPATLRGELTWCQLFSEPGAGSDLAALRTKAVRAEAGWKLTGQKVWTSAAQQAHWGVCLARTDPDAAKHTGITYFLVDMRSPGIVIRPLREITGDELFNEVFFDEVFVPDEMVVGQVNDGWRLARTTLANERVAMANGTALGNPMEELLRVVAERGIDAAQQDQLGLLIVTAQVGSLLDQRIAQLALEGQDPGAQASARKLIGVRYRQGLAEFRMELADGAGAVVDRQVHDFLNTRCLTIAGGTEQILLTMAGERLLGLPR, encoded by the coding sequence GTGTCGGTATCTTCTGCGGCGAGCATCACCGACGAGCAGGCCGCGGCCCGAGAACTGGTCCGCACCTGGGCAGCCGGTTCCGGTGGAATCGAGGCCGCTCGTGAGGTCGAACAGGGCGACTCCGACGCCTGGCGGGGTCCCTATCGGGGGCTGGCCGAACTAGGGCTCTTCGGTGTCGCGTTGCCCGAGGAGCTCGGCGGGGCGGACGGCTCGATCGGGGACCTGTGCGCGATGGTCGACGAGGCGGCCGCGGCGCTGGTGCCCGGGCCGGTGGCCACCACGGCATTGGCCACCTTGGTACTCGGTTCGGCCGACCCGGAGTTGCTGGCGGCACTGGTTGCGGGGGAGCGCACGGCCGGGATGACGCTGACGGCCGCGCTGGATTGCGCCGACGGCCGCGTGTCGGGAACCGCGCCGTACGTGCTCGGCGCCGACGCGGCGGCTGTGCTGCTGGTTCCGGCCGGCGAGCGGTGGTTGCTGGTGGATGCCCGCGCCGACGGCGTGACCGTCGAGCCGCTGACCGCGACAGACTTCTCCCGGCCGCTGGCCCGGGTGACTTTCGACGGCGCCGTGGCAGTGCAGCTCGACGTGCCCGCACAGCGCATCGTCGATCTGGCGGCGACGCTGATGGCGGCCGAGGCGGCCGGGCTGGCCCGGTGGTTGCTGCAGACCGCGACCGACTACGCCAAGGTGCGCGAACAGTTCGGCAAGCCGATCGGCAGCTTTCAGGCCGTCAAGCACATGTGTGCGGAGATGCTGCTGCGCGCCGAGCAGGCCTCGGTGGCCGCGGCCGACGCGGCCGAGGCCGCCGGCTCCGAGGACGCCGGTCAGCTGTCGATCGCCGCGGCTCTGGCCGCGTCGGTGGGTATCGAAGCCGCCAAGGCCAACGCCAAAGACTGCATCCAGGTGCTCGGCGGCATCGGCATCACCTGGGAGCATGACGCGCACCTGTACCTGCGGCGGGCCTATGGGATCGCCCAGTTTCTCGGCGGACGGTCGCGGTGGCTGCGCCGCGTGGTGGAGCTGACGCAGCAGGGCGTGCGCCGGGAATTGCGCATCGATCTGGAATCGGTGGCCGACCTTCGCCCGGAGATCACCGCGGCGGTCGCCGAGGTGGTGGCTGCGTCCGACGAGGATCGCCAGATCGTGTTGGCCGAGACAGGTCTGCTGGCGCCGCACTGGCCGCGTCCGTACGGCCGGGCCGCCGGACCTGCCGAGCAGCTGCTGATCGACCAGGAGTTGGCTGCGGCCGACATCACCCGCCCAGACCTGGTGATCGGGTGGTGGGCGGTGCCCACGATCCTCGAGCACGGCAGCCCCGAGCAGATCGAGAGGTTCGTGCCGGCAACCCTGCGCGGCGAACTGACATGGTGTCAATTGTTCAGCGAACCCGGCGCGGGTTCGGACCTGGCCGCGTTGCGTACCAAGGCTGTTCGCGCCGAAGCCGGCTGGAAGCTCACCGGCCAGAAGGTCTGGACGTCGGCAGCCCAACAGGCGCACTGGGGTGTGTGCTTGGCCAGAACGGACCCGGACGCTGCGAAACACACGGGCATCACCTACTTCCTGGTCGACATGCGCTCACCGGGCATCGTGATCCGGCCGCTGCGTGAGATCACCGGCGACGAGTTGTTCAACGAGGTGTTCTTCGACGAGGTGTTCGTGCCCGACGAGATGGTCGTCGGGCAGGTCAACGATGGGTGGCGGCTGGCGCGCACCACACTGGCCAACGAGCGGGTCGCGATGGCCAACGGCACTGCGCTGGGCAATCCGATGGAAGAGTTGCTGCGCGTCGTCGCCGAGCGCGGAATCGACGCGGCACAACAGGATCAGCTCGGCCTGCTGATCGTGACGGCTCAGGTCGGTTCACTGTTGGACCAGCGCATCGCGCAACTGGCTCTGGAAGGTCAGGATCCCGGCGCGCAGGCCAGTGCCCGCAAGCTGATCGGGGTGCGTTACCGCCAGGGGCTGGCCGAGTTCCGGATGGAGCTCGCCGACGGCGCCGGTGCTGTGGTCGACCGGCAGGTGCACGATTTCCTCAACACCCGCTGCCTGACGATTGCCGGTGGCACCGAACAGATCCTGTTGACGATGGCCGGCGAGCGGTTGCTGGGCCTACCGCGCTAG